CGAGCGGGGCGTTGCCCGAGTTGGAGAGGCCGCTGTCGGGCGAGACGAAGAGGGGCCACAGGAAGGCGAAGAGACCGGCGATGCTGATGATCGCGATCGCCACGACGGCTCGCGGCCGCAGCTCGATCGCCGTGCGTCGGGAGCCGTCGATCGAGCGGTCGCTCATGCCGTCGGCCTCGTGAGCGCGGCTCGCACGGCGGCGACCGTGAGCAGCGGAGCGGGTGCCAGGACCTTGGCGACCTGCGGCGCGAAGGCGGGGGAGGAGGTGACGACGTCGGCCGTCGGTCCGTCGGAGATGACCTCACCGTCGGCCATGACGACCACCCGGTCGGCCGCCTCCGCGACGAACTCGACGTCATGGGTGGAGAGCAGGACCGTCCGACCCCGCGCCACGACCGAGCGCAGGGCTCGGGTGAGCGCGGACTTGGCGGTGTAGTCCAGCCCGCGGGTCGGCTCGTCGAGGAGGAGCACCGGCGGGTCGGCGGTCAGCTGGATGGCCAGCACGAGGGCGAGCCGCTGCCCCTCGGACAGGTCGCGGGGGTGGCGATCGGCTGGGATGCCCGGCGCGATCTCCTCGAGCAGCGCCGCGCACGTCCCGGCCGCGACCTCGGCATCGAGGTCCGCACGCTCGCACTCGCCGCCGACCGTCTCGAGGTAGAGCAGGTCGCCCGGCGTCTGCGGCACCAGCCCGACGACGGTGCGTCGTACCGCCGGCGCCAGCTCGGCGGGGTCGGCGCCGTCGACCGACACGGTGCCCGCGGCCCGCCGGCCCGATCCCTGGAGCGCCCAGAGCAGCGAGGACTTGCCGGCGCCGTTGCGTCCCATGAGGGCGGTGATGGTGCCCGGTCGCAGCGTGAGGTCCACGCCGTCGACGGCGACCAGACGACCGTGGCGGACGGTCACGCCCTTCGCCTCGAGTCCCCCGGGCTGCTCCGGCGGCGTTGCGGGAGAGGGGATCTCACCGATCTCCCGGCGAAGGGGGCCCGCCGCACGTCGTGCATCGCGCACCGAGAGCGGCAGCGGGGTCCACCCGGCCCACCGGCCGAGCTCGACGACGGGTGGGGCGACGCTCGAGGTGATCATCATCTGTGCGGGCGGACCGTGCTCCACCCGGCCGTCGACGACGTGGATGACGGAGTCGGCGTGGTGGATGACCCGCTCGATGCGGTGCTCGGCGACGATGACGGTCGTCGACAGGTCGTGCACGAGGCGGGAGATCGCGGCGAGGACGTCCTCGGCCGCCGTCGGGTCGAGCGCCGAGGTGGGCTCGTCCAGCACGATGACCTGGGGGTGCTGGGTGAGCACGGCGCCGATCGCCACCCGCTGCTGCTGCCCTCCGGACAGGTCACGCAGCGGGGCATCACGCAGGTCGGCGATGTCCATGACGTCGAGGACCTCCTCGACCCGACGGCGCATGGTCTCCGGGGGCAGCCCCAGCTGCTCCATGCCGTACGCCAGCTCGGCCTCGACGGTCTCGGTGACGAAGCCCGCGAGCGGGTCCTGCCCGACGACGCCGACGACATCGGCCAGGTCGCGCGGACGATGGGTGGCGATGTCACGGCCGGCCACGAGGACCCGCCCCTCGAGGTGGCCGCCGGTGAAGTGGGGGACCAGGCCGTTGATCGCCCCCAGCAGGGTGGACTTGCCCGAGCCGGTGCGCCCGACGACGAGGGCCAGCTCGCCCTCCTCGATGCTCAGGTCGACATGGGTGAGCGCGGGGGCGTCGCTGCCGTCGTAGGTGATGGTGACGTCCTCGAAGAGGACGGTGGGTGCGGGCGTCCAGCTCACGGGTGGCTCCCTTCGGTCGTGGCGGTGGGGCGTTGGACGCAGTCGCGCTCGCGGGCGACCGGCGGCGCCGGGGTGAGGAGGGCCGGCAGGGTCGCGACGAGCAGGCCCAGGGTGAGCAGCCACGGCAGCGGCGGCGGGCCGAGGGGGGTCAGGGGCATGGTGAGCGCGCTGGGCTCCCAGTGCGCGCTGGCGAAGGCCGCCGCGGCGGCGAATACCCCGCACACGGCGGTGACGGTCTCGGGGGACCGCCAGGGGGAGGGGCGATAGGTCGTGCGCGTGACGGCGCCCGACCCGCTGGCGAGCCCGAGGGCACCCAGGAGCACCCCGAGGAGCAGCATCGGGAGCCCGACCCACTCGGGGCTGGTGGTGTCGAGGACCCCGTAGCTGCCGACGGCCATGCCGAGCAGGCCCCCGAGGGTCAGCGCTCCGGTGGTGTGGTGCCGTGCGGCAGAGGTCTCGCCCCGTCGGCCGTAGCCACGGGAGTCCATCGAGGCGGCCAGCGCCATCGACCGCTCGAGGGTGTCCTCGAGGACCGGCATGGCGACCCGCGTGAGGGCGCGCAGCCCGCGGGCGCCGTCGCCGCGCAGCAGGCGTGCCCGGTGCACCCGACGGGCGGACTCGGCCAGCTGTGGGGCGACGCTGATGGCGACGACGATCGCGGTCCCGATCTCCTGCAGCGCACCCGGGAGGGCGGCCAGCAAGCGCTTGGGGTCGGCCAGCGCGTTGGCCGCCCCGACGCACAGGATCATCGCCGCGAGGCGCATCCCCTCGAAGAGCGCGGCCAGCAGGCCCTCGAGCCGCAGGTCGCCGAGCAGGTTGATCCCGGCGGCCCAGCTCGGCAGGTCGATCTCGGGCAGCGGCAGCAGGACGATCTCGCCCCACTTGAGCCCGACGAGCACGTGCAGGACGAGCCGCAGCGCGATGATGAATCCACCGAGCACCGCGTAGAGCGTGAAGGCCCGCGCCCACGGCGAGTCCGACCGCCTGGCCATGACGACGAAGGTCACCGCGGCCGCCGCGAGCAGCAGCACGAGCGGGTTGGTCGTCTGCGAGACCGCCACCGCGAGTCCGATGGCCCAGAGCCACCAGGCTCCGGGGTGCACGGCCCGCGGCGTCGACGAGAGCACGAAGGGGGTCAGTGTCCCCGGCGTCGTGCCATGGCCAGGGCAGCGCCCCCGAGCACGACGAGCAGGCCGGCGCCGATCGCCGTGGGCACGAGCGCGCCACTGCCGGAGTCGGACTCGTCGCCGGCAGCAGTGGTGGCCCCGGCCGTGGAGGCGGTTGAACCCGTGGAGGTCGTGGTGCTCGAGACGGTGGGCGTGGCGGAGGCCTTCTTCGTCGTCCTGGCCCTCGCCTCCTTCGCCTTCGCCTCGCGGGCCCTGTCCTTCTTGGCCTCGGCCTGCTTGTCGGTTGCGGTCGTTGCCTCGGCCGCCGACGAGGAGGAGGCAGACGGAGTGGCCCCGACGGTGGAGGAGGGCGCGTTGGTCGAGGGGGAGCCGGCGCGCTGGGGGGCTGCCGCACTGGTGCCTGCCGAGGTCCTGGGCGAACCGGCGCCGTTGCCGCTCGCGCTCGTGCTCGGGCGGGGCGCGGCGCTGGTGGTGGGCCGGGCCGTCGCCGTCGGCCTCGGTGCGGCAGACGTGGGTGCCGGGGCAGCGGGCGGCGCCACCGTGGGGGAGGCGTTGGTGCCCAGCCGGAAGCCCACGGCGCTGCCGGGCGCCGGGTCGTACAGGTAGATCCCGGAGCTGGAGTACTGCCAGGCGCCACCCGCAGCGGCGTGGTGGAAGGCCCAGTAGTTGTCGGCCGGGGGCATCCGGGTGCACGAGATGGCGGGCAGGCCGTTGATCGTGCAGACCGCGCCGGGCTGCGTCTGCACCCGCACGACCGAGAAGCCGGCCGCGGTCAGGGCGGCGCCGGCCGTGGAGGGGTCCCCGGGCGCGCAGCGCACGTCGGTGGACGACGCGCTCTGCACGACGACCGTCACACCGCTGGTGCCGCTGCAGCCTGCCGCCTGGGCCGGGGTGGAGAGGGCGAGACCGCCCCCCGTGAGGAGGGCGGTCGCGCCGAGACCGGCGAGCAGTCGCCGCATCAGCGCACCCGTACGGCGACCCGACGACGGGCCACGAGGGTCAGGCCGAAGGCGAGGAGACCGGTGCCGGCGCCGAGGGCCCAGACAGGGGTGGTGGAGGCGACCCCGTCGGTCTGGACGACCGCGGGGATCTCCGGCCGGGCGGCCGGCTGGTCGGTGGACGCGTCGTCGCCGTCACCCGCGCCGGTGCCGGTGTCGGAGCCGGTGCCCGTGCCGTCGTCGTCGCCGGTGCCGGTGTCGCCGCCGCTGTCGCCGCTGGTGTCGCCACCCGGGGTGGTCGCGGCGCAGTCGGTGGTGGGCGTGGCCGCGCTCTGGCCCGCAGAGGTGATGGTGGCGTAGGACTGGTCGGTCCGCCCCAGCAGGGCCTGGGCCGTCGAGCGGGTGATGGTGCCGTCGGGTGCCGCCGTGGCTCCCTTCGCCACTGCTGCGTCGAAGTCGGCCTGGTTGTAGGCGACGGCCCCGGCGAGCGCGGGGGTGGCGCAGCCGAAGGTCAGGGTGTCGAGGTACGCGAGGGCCTGCGCCCTGGCGTCGTCGCGGCCGGCGATGCGCAGCGCGGTCGCCGCCAGCCCGGTGCTGTTGGCGTTGACGCCCTCGGTGGTAGCGCCACCGCCGACACCGCCGCTGCCGTCCTGACGGCTCTCGAGGTAGTCGGCTGCGGACTGGACCTGCGCGTCGTGGCCGCCGACGAGGTCGAGCGCCTGCACTGCCGTCGAGGTGGCGTCGGGGTCCGAGACGCACTCGTCCTTGAACTCCAGGCTGAAGCCGCCGTCGTCGCACTGCTGGGCGAGGAGGAAGTCGACCGATGCGGGCGTGGGGTCGGTGCCGGCGCGCTCGAGGCCGATGATCCCGAAGGACTGGCCCAGGGTGTTGGAGTAGTCGCCCCACTGGGACTGGTCGACGAACTGGCCGGTGTCGGCCTCGAGCGAGCGCTGCTGCGCGACGAGGTCGATCCCACCGACGGAGCGGGGGTCCAGGCCCCGGGCGCTGGCGAAGGTCAGCAGCTTGCCGGTGGCGGCGGAGTAGATCTCCTCACCGGCGCCGGTGTAGGAGCCGGCGTTGGCGACGACGTAGTCGGTGGCCGCGGCGGAGACGTCACCCGCGGTGCCGGTGGCCGACATGCCCAGGACCGCGTCGATGGTCAGCCCGAGGTCGTCATAGGTCTGCCCACCGGCATCGACGACGAGGCGGTTGCCGCCTTCCTCGATCTGGGTGGCGAGGTAGGCGACGGAGTCGCCGGGGGTGGCTGGTCTGCCGCGTCGATTTCGGACAGTGGAATTGATTGATTCCTATGCTGCCGTGACCGACTGGGTGTAACTGTAGTGCACGTCATTCGGGCACCGGTAATCCAGCGCTGAATGCCGCCTGCGGGCGTTGTAAAAACCCTCGATGTAGGAGATCACATCCCGTCGCGCCTGCTTCTTGGTGGCATAGACGGTCCGGTAGACACGTTCGTTCTTCAACGCCGCGAAGAACGATTCGGCCATTGCGTTATCCCAACAAATACCGGTTCTACCCATCGACGAGCGCATGCCCAAAGACGTCACGAGCTTGCGGTAATCGGCCGAGGTGTAGACGCTGCCGCGGTCGGAATGAAAGATCGCCTGCGGCTCGATGAATGTCGTTGCGTACGCATTCTTCAACGCGTCTTCGACGAGTTCGGTGCGCATGTGGTCAGCGATCGACCAGCCCACCACCTTCTTGGAGTAGCAGTCGATGACCGTCGCCAGGTAGACGAAGCCGGCCCACGTGTGGATGTAGGTGATGTCACCGACGAACTTCATCCCGGGACGCTCGGCGGTGAAGTCTCGCTCGAGCAGGTCAGGCATGCCCGCTGCGGCGTGGGCGTCGGCTT
The genomic region above belongs to Janibacter limosus and contains:
- a CDS encoding energy-coupling factor transporter transmembrane component T is translated as MLSSTPRAVHPGAWWLWAIGLAVAVSQTTNPLVLLLAAAAVTFVVMARRSDSPWARAFTLYAVLGGFIIALRLVLHVLVGLKWGEIVLLPLPEIDLPSWAAGINLLGDLRLEGLLAALFEGMRLAAMILCVGAANALADPKRLLAALPGALQEIGTAIVVAISVAPQLAESARRVHRARLLRGDGARGLRALTRVAMPVLEDTLERSMALAASMDSRGYGRRGETSAARHHTTGALTLGGLLGMAVGSYGVLDTTSPEWVGLPMLLLGVLLGALGLASGSGAVTRTTYRPSPWRSPETVTAVCGVFAAAAAFASAHWEPSALTMPLTPLGPPPLPWLLTLGLLVATLPALLTPAPPVARERDCVQRPTATTEGSHP
- a CDS encoding peptidase, whose protein sequence is MSATGTAGDVSAAATDYVVANAGSYTGAGEEIYSAATGKLLTFASARGLDPRSVGGIDLVAQQRSLEADTGQFVDQSQWGDYSNTLGQSFGIIGLERAGTDPTPASVDFLLAQQCDDGGFSLEFKDECVSDPDATSTAVQALDLVGGHDAQVQSAADYLESRQDGSGGVGGGATTEGVNANSTGLAATALRIAGRDDARAQALAYLDTLTFGCATPALAGAVAYNQADFDAAVAKGATAAPDGTITRSTAQALLGRTDQSYATITSAGQSAATPTTDCAATTPGGDTSGDSGGDTGTGDDDGTGTGSDTGTGAGDGDDASTDQPAARPEIPAVVQTDGVASTTPVWALGAGTGLLAFGLTLVARRRVAVRVR
- a CDS encoding ABC transporter ATP-binding protein, whose translation is MSWTPAPTVLFEDVTITYDGSDAPALTHVDLSIEEGELALVVGRTGSGKSTLLGAINGLVPHFTGGHLEGRVLVAGRDIATHRPRDLADVVGVVGQDPLAGFVTETVEAELAYGMEQLGLPPETMRRRVEEVLDVMDIADLRDAPLRDLSGGQQQRVAIGAVLTQHPQVIVLDEPTSALDPTAAEDVLAAISRLVHDLSTTVIVAEHRIERVIHHADSVIHVVDGRVEHGPPAQMMITSSVAPPVVELGRWAGWTPLPLSVRDARRAAGPLRREIGEIPSPATPPEQPGGLEAKGVTVRHGRLVAVDGVDLTLRPGTITALMGRNGAGKSSLLWALQGSGRRAAGTVSVDGADPAELAPAVRRTVVGLVPQTPGDLLYLETVGGECERADLDAEVAAGTCAALLEEIAPGIPADRHPRDLSEGQRLALVLAIQLTADPPVLLLDEPTRGLDYTAKSALTRALRSVVARGRTVLLSTHDVEFVAEAADRVVVMADGEVISDGPTADVVTSSPAFAPQVAKVLAPAPLLTVAAVRAALTRPTA